Proteins from a single region of Harpia harpyja isolate bHarHar1 chromosome 14, bHarHar1 primary haplotype, whole genome shotgun sequence:
- the KCNJ2 gene encoding inward rectifier potassium channel 2, with the protein MGSVRTNRYSIVSSEEDGMKLATMAVANGFGNGKSKVHTRQQCRSRFVKKDGHCNVQFINVGEKGQRYLADIFTTCVDIRWRWMLVIFCLTFILSWLFFGCVFWLIALLHGDLENQENSKPCVSQVSSFTAAFLFSIETQTTIGYGFRCVTDECPIAVFMVVFQSIVGCIIDAFIIGAVMAKMAKPKKRNETLVFSHNAVVAMRDGKLCLMWRVGNLRKSHLVEAHVRAQLLKSRITSEGEYIPLDQIDINVGFDSGIDRIFLVSPITIVHEIDEDSPLYDLSKQDMDNADFEIVVILEGMVEATAMTTQCRSSYLANEILWGHRYEPVLFEEKNYYKVDYSRFHKTYEVPNTPICSARDLAEKKYILSNANSFCYENEVALTSKEEDEIDTGVPESMSTDTHPDMDHHNQAGVPLEPRPLRRESEI; encoded by the coding sequence ATGGGCAGCGTGCGAACCAACCGCTACAGCATCGTGTCTTCGGAAGAGGACGGAATGAAGCTGGCAACCATGGCCGTTGCCAACGGCTTTGGGAATGGAAAGAGTAAGGTACATACCAGACAGCAATGCAGGAGCCGCTTTGTCAAAAAAGACGGCCACTGCAACGTCCAGTTTATTAACGTGGGCGAGAAGGGACAGCGATACCTGGCAGACATCTTCACCACTTGCGTGGACATCCGCTGGAGGTGGATGCTAGTTATCTTCTGCCTGACTTTCATCCTCTCCTGGCTTTTTTTTGGCTGTGTGTTTTGGTTGATTGCACTGTTGCATGGAGATCTGGAGAATCAAGAAAATAGCAAACCTTGTGTCTCTCAAGTGAGCAGCTTCACCGCAGCCTTTCTGTTCTCCATTGAGACCCAGACCACGATCGGCTATGGCTTCAGGTGCGTCACAGACGAGTGCCCCATCGCAGTTTTCATGGTGGTTTTCCAGTCTATAGTAGGCTGCATCATTGATGCCTTCATCATTGGTGCCGTCATGGCAAAGATGGCCAAgccaaaaaagagaaatgaaactcTAGTCTTCAGCCACAATGCCGTAGTGGCCATGAGAGATGGAAAACTGTGCCTGATGTGGCGCGTTGGAAACCTGAGGAAAAGCCACTTGGTAGAGGCACACGTGCGAGCGCAGCTCCTCAAATCCAGGATCACGTCGGAAGGGGAGTACATCCCCTTGGATCAAATAGACATCAACGTAGGGTTTGACAGCGGAATAGACCGCATATTTCTGGTCTCCCCCATTACGATAGTACATGAAATAGATGAAGACAGTCCTTTGTATGACTTGAGCAAACAAGACATGGACAATGCTGACTTTGAAATTGTAGTAATATTAGAGGGCATGGTGGAAGCTACCGCCATGACTACCCAGTGCCGTAGCTCATATCTGGCAAACGAAATCCTCTGGGGCCACCGCTACGAGCCTGTACTCTTTGAAGAGAAAAACTACTACAAAGTGGACTACTCGAGGTTCCACAAAACATACGAAGTGCCCAACACACCCATCTGCAGTGCCAGAGACttagcagaaaagaaatacattctctCTAACGCAAACTCCTTTTGCTACGAGAACGAAGTAGCCCTCACCAGCAAAGAGGAGGATGAGATTGACACTGGGGTGCCTGAGAGCATGAGCACAGACACCCACCCGGACATGGACCACCACAACCAAGCAGGGGTGCCTCTAGAGCCACGGCCGCTACGGCGGGAGTCGGAAATATGA